In Glandiceps talaboti chromosome 4, keGlaTala1.1, whole genome shotgun sequence, a single window of DNA contains:
- the LOC144434604 gene encoding pyridoxal phosphate phosphatase PHOSPHO2-like produces MSRFGKTLQRGILRQRIYILTTSTTITSRNQGREQIRLNRMLSTKRPARKNKMAQNSGNTRILLVCDFDHTIVDDNCDTYIKILLPNETIPERIRRHYRMHRSWTDFMGEIFQYMQSLKVTPQQIIDCMHSIKFTDGMKELLEYQAKQDNIDFIILSDANMVFIREALEGARLNNDINDIFSNPAKFNDEGCLEIKHYHSHDCDLCPSNMCKKLILKEYREKQHKEGIEYDRVCYVGDGGNDFCPSQSLCESDVVFPRVGYNLIDKITKFKKKGKNFNAKVVPWVSGQEVLDTIKKLI; encoded by the exons ATGTCTCGGTTTGGGAAAACACTGCAAAGAGGGATCTTGAGACAACGAATTTATATTCTAACTACAAGTACTACTATTACTTCGAGAAACCAAGGTCGTGAGCAGATCAGGCTGAATCGTATGCTGTCAACCAAACGCCCAGCAAGA aaaaataaaatgGCCCAGAATAGTGGTAACACTCGGATTCTCCTGGTATGTGACTTTGATCACACAATTGTTGATGATAACtgtgatacatatataaaaatTCTTTTACCCAATGAAACTATTCCTGAGCGTATTCGTCGGCATTATCGCATGCACCGAAGCTGGACAGATTTCATGggtgaaatatttcaatacatgcaAAGTTTGAAGGTCACACCTCAGCAGATAATTGACTGCATGCATAGTATTAAGTTCACAGATGGGATGAAAGAACTTCTGGAGTACCAAGCAAAACAAGACAACATTGATTTCATAATATTGTCTgatgccaatatggttttcATCCGTGAAGCACTAGAGGGTGCTAGACTGAATAATGACATCAACGATATTTTCAGCAATCCAGCCAAGTTCAATGATGAAGGGTGCTTGGAAATCAAGCATTACCACAGTCATGACTGTGACTTGTGCCCCTCTAATATGTGCAAGAAACTAATATTGAAAGAATACAGAGAAAAGCAGCACAAGGAGGGCATAGAATATGATAGAGTCTGCTATGTAGGAGATGGTGGAAATGATTTTTGTCCATCCCAGTCTCTTTGTGAATCTGATGTAGTATTTCCTAGAGTTGGGTATAATTTGATTGATAAAATTACAAAGTTTAAAAAGAAAGGTAAAAATTTTAATGCTAAAGTTGTTCCTTGGGTTTCTGGTCAAGAAGTACTTGACACTATCAAGAAACTTATATGA
- the LOC144433842 gene encoding cilia- and flagella- associated protein 210-like, producing MSMSADFVLHGRRSGQTRAKSAENVPNMGLQDVNQVPSGMTLTDGTDLRQVTVLSQKDWGRIQDQLSRKSREAQRLQAEREEKLALHARSKDVVKNWSNTIAGQRLKKLEARKIREEKDEEEKVQIDIEEAKFQAEKRKEAIQKAKTQQYYQTDRVKGFHGALLLTEVLKEREAQIELKKAKERASAGKDKDLLARHQRELEMGILEDQAKALTAIEERRQTKEFQLAQIHGHLRQEELDKLSDVREGEEIKRNVERYEAEKRRIEDIKRRERESLMKAHLQTVKDRDLIRAVEQQKEEEEDDEIRIFAAAKKKMSKLRKERERELWQKKQDHTNTMIELLHQQLRQKVDNEDDRIARAVAQREAKEQYEDAEKEEKLKTDLLSIAEHRATQMKLAQEKEREIKRGERENLALRLEADNIFKKQQEEKQTGMRGDAKALQDFHETQITERRTKEGQAIQEQLDHDKRNVELLGLEEQQFQEYADKVITHCKRNGRNVYPLVKAAREGHGGGLGPVFEGKGGIRPSYLVQDNSGVELPTYQKDSTEDVKSGQNSGDSRKRLGFVW from the exons ATGTCGATGTCGGCAGATTTCGTCCTACACGGGCGAAGATCGGGACAAACGAGGG CAAAGAGTGCCGAGAATGTTCCAAATATGGGACTTCAAGATGTCAACCAAGTACCTAGTGGTATGACACTAACAGATGGCACTGATCTCAGACAAGTTACAGTGCTATCACAGAAAGACTGGGGTCGTATCCAGGACCAACTGTCCCGGAAAAGCCGAGAAGCACAGAGACTGCAGGCTGAAAGAGAAGAAAAACTAGCATTGCATGCAAGATCTAAAGATGTTGTCAAAAATTGGAGCAACACGATAGCA ggCCAGAGATTGAAGAAATTGGAAGCACGTAAAATCCGAGAGGAGAAAGATGAGGAAGAGAAAGTACAGATAGATATTGAAGAAGCCAAGTTTCAGGCAGAGAAGAGGAAGGAAGCCATCCAGAAAGCTAAAACTCAACAATATTACCAGACAGATAGAGTCAAAGGCTTCCat GGTGCTTTACTTCTCACTGAAGTCTTAAAAGAAAGAGAAGCACAAATAGAACTGAAGAAAGCCAAAGAACGTGCCAGTGCTGGTAAAGACAAAGATTTGTTAGCTAGACACCAGAGAGAACTAGAAATGGGTATACTTGAAGATCAAGCAAAGGCACTAACAGCTATAGAAGAAAGAAGACAGACCAAGGAATTCCAACTTGCACA AATCCATGGCCATCTCCGACAAGAAGAATTAGACAAACTTTCTGATGTTCGTGAAGGGGAAGAAATCAAGAGGAATGTTGAACGCTACGAAGCTGAGAAAAGGCGCATCGAAGACATAAAACGTCGTGAGCGTGAATCACTAATGAAGGCACATTTACAGACAGTGAAAGATAGAGATCTGATTCGGGCTGTTGAACAACAGAAGGAGGAAGAGGAAGATGATGAAATTAGAATCTTTGCTGCTGCCAAGAAGAAGATGTCTAAACTCAGAAAGGAAAGGGAACGAGAACTGTGGCA GAAGAAACAGGACCACacaaatacaatgatagagcTATTGCATCAACAACTTAGACAAAAAGTTGATAATGAGGATGATCGTATCGCTAGAGCTGTTGCTCAGAGAGAAGCTAAGGAGCAGTATGAGGATGCAGAAAAGGAAGAGAAACTGAAAACCGATTTATTGAGCATCGCTGAACACCGTGCCACCCAGATGAAACTGGCTCAAGAAAAAGAACGCGAGATTAAGCGCGGTGAAAGGGAGAATCTTGCATTGCGGCTCGAAGCTGATAACATCTTCAAGAAGCAGCAAGAGGAGAAACAGACTGGAATGAGAGGTGATGCAAAGGCCTTGCAAGACTTCCATGAGACACAGATAACAGAGAGAAGAACCAAAGAAGGTCAAGCGATCCAAGAACAATTAGATCATGACAAACGTAACGTAGAACTCCTAGGACTCGAGGAACAACAGTTCCAGGAATATGCCGATAAAGTTATTACGCATTGTAAGCGCAATGGTCGCAATGTCTATCCACTTGTTAAAGCAGCAAGGGAAGGCCATGGTGGTGGATTGGGGCCTGTATTTGAAGGCAAGGGAGGTATTAGACCTAGCTACTTAGTTCAGGATAATTCAGGTGTAgaattacctacctaccaaaaAGATAGCACAGAGGATGTCAAATCTGGTCAAAATTCAGGAGATTCTCGTAAACGTCTTGGATTTGTATGGTAA